Proteins co-encoded in one Streptomyces sp. NBC_01283 genomic window:
- a CDS encoding hydroxymethylglutaryl-CoA synthase, translated as MSVMSGDPTIGIHDLSFATTQYVLTHTTLATENGTDIAKYHAGIGQRSMSVPAADEDIVTMAAAAAAPVIARHGAERIRTVVFATETSVDQAKAAGIHVHSLLGLPSATRVVELKQACYGATAALQFAIGLVHRDRTQQVLVIASDVSKYELGNPGEATQGAAAVAMLVSADPALVRIEDPSGVFTADIMDFWRPNYRTTALVDGQESISAYLQAVEGTWKDYTEQGGRALTEFSAFCYHQPFTKMAYKAHRHLLEHGGHDTDQAEIARCVGPTTAYNMDVGNSYTASVYLALASLLDHADDLTDQAVGFLSYGSGSVAEFFAGTVVPGYRSHLRSAMHREAVARREDIDYAKYRALHEQAFPVDGGDHPLPRETTGPYRLAGISGHKRIYEPR; from the coding sequence ATGTCAGTGATGTCGGGGGACCCCACCATCGGAATCCACGACCTTTCGTTCGCGACGACTCAGTACGTCCTGACGCACACGACGCTGGCCACCGAGAACGGCACCGACATCGCCAAGTACCACGCCGGTATCGGCCAGCGGTCGATGAGCGTGCCCGCCGCCGACGAGGACATCGTGACCATGGCGGCAGCCGCTGCCGCTCCCGTCATCGCCCGGCACGGCGCCGAACGGATCCGCACGGTCGTCTTCGCGACGGAGACCTCCGTCGATCAGGCGAAAGCGGCCGGCATACACGTCCATTCGCTTCTGGGCCTGCCGTCGGCCACCCGTGTCGTCGAGCTCAAGCAGGCCTGCTACGGCGCCACGGCAGCCCTGCAGTTCGCCATCGGCCTCGTCCACCGCGACCGCACCCAGCAGGTGCTCGTGATCGCCAGCGACGTCTCGAAGTACGAGCTCGGCAACCCCGGTGAAGCGACCCAGGGAGCCGCCGCGGTAGCCATGCTGGTCAGCGCTGATCCCGCCCTGGTGCGGATCGAGGACCCCTCGGGCGTCTTCACCGCCGACATCATGGACTTCTGGCGGCCGAACTACCGCACCACTGCCCTGGTCGACGGGCAGGAGTCCATCTCCGCCTACCTCCAGGCGGTGGAAGGGACGTGGAAGGACTACACCGAGCAAGGAGGCCGTGCGCTCACGGAGTTCAGCGCCTTCTGCTACCACCAGCCGTTCACGAAGATGGCGTACAAGGCGCACCGTCACCTGCTGGAACACGGCGGGCACGACACCGACCAGGCCGAGATCGCCCGTTGCGTCGGGCCCACGACGGCCTACAACATGGATGTCGGCAACAGCTACACCGCGTCGGTGTACCTCGCACTGGCCTCCCTGCTGGACCACGCCGACGACCTCACCGATCAGGCTGTCGGCTTCCTCAGCTACGGGTCCGGCAGCGTCGCGGAATTCTTCGCCGGCACCGTCGTGCCGGGATACCGCTCCCACCTGCGCTCCGCCATGCATCGCGAGGCGGTCGCCCGGCGCGAGGACATCGACTACGCGAAGTACCGCGCGCTCCACGAGCAGGCCTTTCCGGTCGACGGCGGGGACCATCCCCTGCCACGGGAAACCACAGGCCCGTACCGGCTGGCCGGAATCTCCGGTCACAAGCGCATCTACGAGCCCCGCTAA
- a CDS encoding aromatic prenyltransferase: MSETAEVAELYAAIEESARLLEVPCARDTVLPVLTAYGDALAHDATVVAFRVATAVRHVGELDCRFTTYPKDQDPYAVALSNGLTATTEHPVGAVLSDVQGRCPVDSYGIDFGVVGGFKKVYAFFTPDDLQELSKIADLPSMPPGLAANADFFSRHGLDDRVGVIGVDYPHRTVNIYFNDVPTACFEPKTIASMLADLGMPDPSEQLLGLGREAFGLYVTLNWESSAIERICFAVTTTDLATLPVRIEPEIEQFVRSVPYGGADRKFVYGVASSPEGEYFKIESHYKWQPGAMDFI; encoded by the coding sequence ATGTCCGAAACCGCTGAGGTGGCAGAGCTCTATGCGGCCATCGAGGAATCCGCGCGCCTGCTGGAGGTTCCCTGCGCACGGGACACGGTCCTGCCCGTCCTGACCGCGTACGGGGACGCACTCGCGCACGACGCGACCGTGGTCGCCTTCAGGGTGGCGACCGCCGTGCGCCACGTGGGCGAGCTCGACTGCCGCTTCACGACGTACCCGAAGGACCAGGACCCCTATGCCGTCGCGCTGTCGAACGGCCTTACCGCGACGACGGAGCATCCGGTGGGCGCGGTGCTCTCGGACGTCCAGGGACGCTGCCCCGTCGACAGCTACGGCATCGACTTCGGAGTGGTCGGCGGGTTCAAGAAGGTCTACGCGTTCTTCACCCCCGATGACCTGCAGGAGCTGTCAAAGATCGCCGACCTTCCGTCCATGCCGCCCGGCCTGGCCGCGAACGCCGACTTCTTCTCCCGCCATGGCCTGGACGACCGGGTCGGCGTGATCGGTGTCGACTACCCGCACCGCACGGTGAACATCTACTTCAACGACGTACCGACCGCATGCTTCGAGCCGAAGACCATCGCGTCGATGCTCGCCGACCTCGGTATGCCGGACCCCAGCGAGCAGTTGCTGGGACTCGGCCGGGAAGCCTTCGGACTCTACGTGACCTTGAACTGGGAGTCCTCGGCGATCGAGCGGATCTGCTTTGCGGTGACCACCACGGATCTGGCGACGCTCCCGGTCAGGATAGAGCCGGAGATCGAGCAGTTCGTGCGCAGCGTTCCCTATGGCGGAGCCGACCGGAAGTTCGTCTACGGCGTGGCCTCGTCCCCCGAAGGGGAGTACTTCAAGATCGAGTCCCACTACAAGTGGCAGCCGGGGGCGATGGACTTCATCTGA
- a CDS encoding response regulator — translation MIRVLLVDDQPLLRSGFRALLDAEDDIEVVAEAANGKEGLALAREHMPDLALVDISMPVMDGIETTREVAADPVLAQMHVVILTNYGLDENVFNALRAGAAGFLVKDIVPEDLLHAVRVAARGDALLAPSITKMLINRYVAQPLGTEAGTGLEELTNREREAVTLVAQGLSNDEIADSMVISPLTAKTHINRAMSKLQARDRAQLVVLAYESGLVSPRSR, via the coding sequence ATGATCCGTGTACTGCTCGTCGACGACCAGCCGCTCCTGCGCAGCGGCTTCCGCGCACTGCTAGACGCCGAGGACGACATCGAGGTGGTGGCCGAGGCCGCCAACGGCAAAGAAGGCCTGGCCCTTGCCAGAGAGCACATGCCCGACCTCGCCCTCGTCGACATCTCGATGCCGGTCATGGACGGCATCGAGACGACCCGGGAGGTCGCTGCGGACCCGGTGCTTGCCCAGATGCACGTCGTCATCCTGACCAACTACGGCCTGGACGAGAACGTGTTCAACGCACTGCGCGCCGGCGCCGCCGGATTCCTCGTCAAGGACATCGTGCCGGAGGACCTCCTGCACGCGGTCCGCGTCGCCGCCCGCGGTGACGCCCTGCTGGCGCCCTCCATCACCAAAATGCTGATCAACCGGTATGTCGCGCAGCCACTCGGCACAGAGGCCGGCACCGGGCTGGAGGAGCTGACCAACCGCGAACGTGAGGCCGTCACCCTGGTCGCGCAGGGCCTGTCCAACGACGAGATCGCGGACAGCATGGTCATCAGCCCGCTGACCGCGAAGACCCACATCAACCGGGCCATGAGCAAGCTCCAGGCCCGCGACCGCGCCCAACTCGTGGTCCTGGCCTACGAGTCGGGCCTGGTGTCCCCGCGCAGCCGCTGA
- a CDS encoding sensor histidine kinase codes for MTTGLSRVWARTKDWVIAIGVTGTLLITALAEDHSATDLDSLGYALVVASGLALIARRRTPLVVLVVTGLCVAGYNAAGFEVPAVAYLFAVYAAVRAGHRLVTVLTSVALLILLPLAVLASPGGEATAEALAQARSVLEIAWLVAAGAAGEALRQAERRADEAERTREETARLRATEERLHIARELHDSLTHQISIVKVQSEVAVHLARKRGEQVPEALLAIQVAGREATRELRATLETLRDDTVQPLSHGLDHLPELVQRAHGIGLKTTLTIEGQRHDVPDAVDRTAYRIVQESLTNTARHAAAATASVRIDYLPDALSIQVDDDGTAKPGAAPVPGVGLLGMRERVAALGGRLRAEPRTGGGFTVQAELPVARIS; via the coding sequence ATGACCACAGGACTGTCCAGAGTCTGGGCCCGGACCAAGGACTGGGTGATCGCGATCGGCGTGACGGGGACACTCCTCATCACCGCGCTGGCCGAGGATCACTCCGCCACAGATCTCGACTCACTCGGCTACGCGCTTGTCGTGGCGAGCGGCCTGGCGCTCATCGCCCGCAGGCGAACTCCGCTCGTGGTCCTGGTCGTTACGGGGCTGTGCGTCGCGGGCTACAACGCGGCCGGCTTCGAAGTACCCGCTGTCGCCTACCTGTTCGCGGTGTACGCGGCCGTACGAGCGGGGCATCGCCTCGTCACCGTGCTGACTTCCGTGGCCCTGCTGATCCTGCTGCCGCTCGCCGTTCTGGCCTCGCCCGGCGGCGAGGCGACGGCAGAAGCGCTGGCACAGGCCCGCAGCGTGCTCGAGATCGCCTGGCTGGTCGCCGCCGGTGCCGCGGGTGAGGCACTGCGGCAGGCGGAGCGGCGGGCCGACGAGGCCGAGCGCACCCGTGAGGAAACCGCTCGGCTGCGCGCGACGGAGGAGCGGCTCCACATCGCACGGGAGTTGCACGACTCGCTCACCCACCAGATCTCCATCGTCAAGGTGCAGTCCGAGGTCGCCGTCCACCTGGCCCGCAAGCGCGGCGAGCAGGTGCCGGAGGCGCTCCTCGCGATCCAGGTGGCCGGCCGCGAGGCGACACGGGAGCTGCGAGCGACGCTGGAGACCCTGCGCGACGACACCGTCCAGCCGCTGTCCCACGGGCTCGATCACCTCCCCGAACTGGTGCAACGGGCCCACGGGATCGGTCTGAAGACGACGCTGACGATCGAGGGCCAGCGACACGACGTGCCGGATGCGGTGGACCGCACCGCGTACCGGATCGTCCAGGAGTCGCTGACCAACACCGCCCGCCACGCGGCGGCCGCCACTGCGTCGGTCCGCATCGACTATCTTCCCGACGCCCTGTCCATCCAGGTCGACGACGACGGGACGGCCAAACCGGGTGCCGCGCCGGTACCCGGCGTCGGACTGCTCGGGATGCGCGAGCGCGTCGCCGCGCTGGGCGGCCGATTGCGCGCGGAACCGCGTACCGGTGGCGGCTTCACCGTCCAGGCCGAACTCCCCGTGGCGAGGATTTCATGA
- a CDS encoding DoxX family protein codes for MSGLLRTAGAGSGRTTVIALWVSQALLTLVFLAAGTAKLAGAEPMVEAFDQIGAGQWLRYFVGCLELLGVVGLLVPRLVGLAALGLVSLMVGAVITNLVIDAFSLLAVILLLLGTVVAWGRRDRTKALLPRQQ; via the coding sequence ATGAGCGGGCTGCTGAGAACAGCGGGTGCCGGATCGGGCCGGACCACGGTCATCGCCCTGTGGGTGTCCCAGGCACTCCTGACCTTGGTGTTCCTGGCCGCCGGCACCGCGAAGCTCGCGGGCGCCGAGCCGATGGTCGAGGCCTTCGACCAGATCGGTGCAGGCCAGTGGCTCAGGTACTTCGTCGGCTGCCTCGAACTTCTCGGTGTTGTCGGCCTGTTGGTGCCGCGCCTGGTCGGCCTGGCCGCGCTCGGGCTGGTCAGCCTGATGGTCGGGGCGGTGATCACCAACCTCGTCATCGACGCGTTCTCGCTCCTGGCGGTGATCCTGCTCCTGCTCGGCACCGTGGTCGCGTGGGGGCGGCGGGACCGCACCAAGGCCCTCTTGCCGCGGCAGCAGTAG
- a CDS encoding anthranilate synthase family protein — protein sequence MYGTDASTAGPSHSLAGLGDDGRPFALLYRPGSASNALVEVLTGEVQAFESLAELPLPAGPAGGARHDLLVAVPYRQITERGFDCVDDQAPLLAMQVHEQSELTLEQALMGLPEQSVQVSDSGFDISDEDYAGIVERVLADEIGQGAGSNFVIRRSFTARLDDYSVRTELAVFRRLLTGELGSYWTFLFHTGAGTFIGASPERHVSRDADGTVSMNPISGTYRHPATGPDIDGLLEFLNDPKEANELYMVVDEELKMMARMCTFGGQIQGPFLKEMARLTHSEYILTGHSDLDVRDVLRETLLAPTVTGSPLENAFRVIRRHETTGRGYYGGVLAVIGHDAAGGRTLDSAIMIRTAEVGGDGRLRLGVGASLVRDSRPNSEVAETRAKAAGMLKALGLVGGGTEEDARTPVGARSSPATHPQVRQALKSRNRTLSRFWLDGAHQRRPDPALEGRRVLVVDNEDTFTGMLGHQLRSLGLRTTLTRFDEPLAPAGFDLVIVGPGPGDPRDTTDPRMATLRVLTRDLLAGSVPFLSICLAHQILAREIGLDLVRRAVPNQGVQKRVDLFDRSELVGFYNTYAARTEHDFLPGTGRRKPVDISRNPRTGEVHALRGAGFQSVQFHLESVLTQHGPQILGDLLASLLDKNWRL from the coding sequence ATGTACGGGACGGATGCGAGCACGGCCGGCCCCTCGCACTCTCTGGCCGGACTCGGCGACGACGGGCGTCCCTTCGCCCTGCTCTACCGGCCGGGCTCGGCGTCGAACGCGCTCGTGGAGGTCCTGACCGGCGAGGTCCAGGCGTTCGAGAGCCTCGCCGAACTGCCCCTGCCCGCGGGGCCGGCGGGCGGCGCGCGACATGATCTGCTCGTGGCGGTTCCGTACCGGCAGATCACGGAACGCGGCTTCGACTGCGTCGACGACCAGGCGCCCCTGCTCGCCATGCAGGTCCACGAGCAGAGCGAACTCACCCTGGAACAGGCCCTGATGGGCCTGCCCGAGCAGAGCGTGCAGGTGTCCGACTCCGGATTCGACATCAGCGACGAGGACTACGCGGGGATCGTCGAGCGGGTGCTGGCGGACGAGATCGGGCAGGGCGCCGGGTCCAACTTCGTCATCAGACGTTCGTTCACCGCGCGGCTCGACGACTACTCGGTCCGTACGGAGCTCGCCGTCTTCCGGCGGCTGCTGACCGGTGAACTGGGGTCGTACTGGACGTTCTTGTTCCACACCGGCGCGGGCACCTTCATCGGCGCGTCGCCGGAACGGCACGTCAGCAGGGACGCCGACGGGACCGTCTCGATGAACCCCATCAGCGGGACGTACCGGCACCCTGCGACCGGCCCGGACATTGACGGTCTCCTCGAGTTCCTGAACGACCCGAAAGAGGCCAATGAACTCTATATGGTCGTCGACGAAGAACTGAAAATGATGGCCCGTATGTGCACATTCGGCGGGCAGATTCAAGGACCATTCCTGAAGGAAATGGCGCGCCTGACCCACTCGGAATACATCCTGACCGGGCACAGTGATCTCGACGTACGCGACGTGCTGCGGGAGACCCTGCTCGCGCCGACCGTCACCGGCAGCCCCCTGGAGAACGCCTTCCGGGTCATCCGCCGTCATGAGACGACGGGCCGCGGATACTACGGCGGCGTCCTCGCGGTGATCGGACACGATGCGGCGGGTGGCCGCACCCTCGACTCCGCGATCATGATCCGGACCGCCGAGGTCGGCGGCGACGGCCGTCTGCGCCTGGGCGTCGGTGCTTCGCTCGTCCGGGACTCCCGCCCCAATTCCGAGGTGGCCGAGACCCGGGCCAAGGCCGCGGGCATGCTCAAGGCGCTCGGCCTCGTGGGAGGAGGCACCGAGGAGGACGCACGCACTCCGGTGGGAGCCCGCTCCTCACCGGCCACCCATCCTCAAGTGCGCCAGGCGCTGAAGTCCCGCAACAGGACGCTCTCGCGGTTCTGGCTCGACGGCGCGCACCAGAGGAGACCGGACCCGGCGCTGGAGGGGCGGCGCGTCCTGGTCGTGGACAACGAAGACACCTTCACGGGGATGCTCGGCCATCAGCTGCGCTCCCTCGGCCTGCGGACCACCCTGACGCGGTTCGACGAGCCACTCGCCCCGGCAGGATTCGACCTGGTCATCGTCGGCCCCGGCCCCGGCGATCCCCGTGACACCACGGACCCGCGCATGGCCACGCTGCGCGTGCTCACCCGTGACCTCCTCGCCGGCAGCGTCCCGTTCCTTTCGATCTGCCTGGCTCACCAGATACTCGCCCGCGAGATCGGGCTCGACCTCGTACGGCGCGCGGTGCCCAACCAAGGCGTACAGAAGCGGGTCGACCTGTTCGACCGATCCGAACTCGTCGGCTTCTACAACACCTACGCCGCCCGCACCGAACACGACTTCCTTCCTGGGACCGGCCGGCGCAAGCCCGTCGACATCAGCCGGAACCCCCGGACGGGCGAAGTGCACGCCCTGCGCGGCGCGGGCTTCCAGTCCGTGCAATTCCACCTCGAATCCGTCCTCACACAACACGGCCCGCAGATCCTCGGCGATCTGCTCGCCTCATTGCTGGACAAGAACTGGAGGCTCTGA